From one Clostridium cylindrosporum DSM 605 genomic stretch:
- a CDS encoding transporter substrate-binding domain-containing protein, with amino-acid sequence MKKKVFGLISLLIIFLLVDPTVYGAQRNKKVIRIGGDFDYPPYEFIDTNGVYKGFNIDIVKAVAREIGYDVEFKPLTWGKAIENLESGKIDAIQGINKTKHRGQNLLFSTPYTINQQVIFTLKDTAYISSIEDLKGKRVSIQKGDVCGEIVSGVKGIDLRTMPTQKGALELLLNGEVDAFIGNKTVGLYYIQKENKLNKIKITGETLLDIEYTLVTTNGKSNIIKDFNIGLEKIKDKGIYKEIDKKWFGDPVAYPDGMWRNIISGGIIFTSIVSVVVVGILLINKSLKKKITERTRELEEVNKAIASNEERYRRFIEACPDAIFSHRADNTILFVNDEGRRLVGANTKAEIIGRNMEEFIGDMSYVESERSEYISGKIAYEKKITRLDGSIVDVEVRGSFMTYEGEESILSIVTDISERKRLFEAIEYDKVKTEFFANISHELRTPLNVILASLQLMQSKTSSKDNCTLKCDINKNIEGIKHNSLRLLRLVNNLIDITKIDSGYVSLNMKNGNIIDTIESTVTAIIEYADAKNINVTFDTDTEEIIMAFDEDKIERIMLNLLSNAVKFSMEGGEIFVDIKNLNDKVQIDVEDNGIGIPKDKLSVVFERFRQVNKSLTRSFEGSGIGLSLVKSLVEMLDGDITVESIYGEGSTFSVILPVRVIDAEDESESRSLISNKDMADIEFSDVT; translated from the coding sequence ATGAAAAAGAAGGTTTTTGGACTTATATCTTTATTAATAATATTTTTATTGGTAGATCCTACTGTTTATGGAGCTCAGAGAAATAAAAAGGTTATAAGAATAGGAGGAGACTTTGATTATCCACCCTATGAGTTTATAGATACAAATGGTGTATATAAAGGCTTTAATATAGATATTGTTAAAGCTGTTGCAAGGGAAATAGGCTATGATGTAGAGTTTAAGCCTCTTACCTGGGGAAAGGCTATTGAGAATCTAGAAAGTGGGAAAATAGATGCTATTCAAGGAATCAACAAAACTAAACATAGAGGACAAAATCTTCTATTTAGCACTCCATATACCATTAATCAACAGGTCATATTTACACTAAAGGATACTGCCTACATAAGTAGTATAGAGGACTTAAAGGGAAAAAGAGTTTCTATACAAAAAGGCGATGTATGTGGTGAAATAGTAAGTGGAGTAAAAGGGATAGATTTGCGTACTATGCCAACTCAAAAAGGTGCATTAGAGCTTCTATTAAACGGAGAGGTAGATGCATTTATTGGTAATAAAACCGTCGGACTATACTATATACAAAAGGAAAATAAACTTAATAAGATAAAAATTACAGGTGAAACATTATTAGATATAGAGTATACCCTTGTTACAACTAATGGGAAAAGTAATATAATTAAGGATTTTAATATAGGACTTGAAAAAATAAAAGATAAGGGAATATACAAAGAAATTGACAAAAAATGGTTTGGAGATCCTGTTGCTTATCCCGATGGCATGTGGAGAAATATAATAAGTGGAGGTATTATTTTCACTTCTATAGTTAGCGTTGTGGTCGTGGGAATATTACTTATTAATAAGAGTCTTAAGAAGAAGATAACAGAGAGAACAAGAGAACTTGAGGAAGTTAATAAAGCAATTGCATCTAATGAGGAAAGATACAGAAGATTTATAGAGGCATGTCCAGATGCAATATTTTCACATAGAGCAGATAATACTATTTTATTTGTTAATGATGAAGGTAGGAGGCTTGTTGGGGCTAACACAAAGGCAGAAATCATTGGACGAAATATGGAGGAATTCATAGGGGATATGTCCTATGTTGAAAGTGAAAGGTCTGAATATATAAGTGGTAAAATAGCATATGAGAAAAAGATTACAAGACTTGATGGAAGTATAGTTGATGTTGAAGTAAGAGGATCTTTTATGACATATGAAGGTGAAGAGAGCATATTAAGTATAGTAACTGATATAAGCGAGAGGAAAAGGCTTTTTGAAGCAATTGAATATGATAAGGTAAAAACTGAATTCTTTGCAAATATATCACATGAACTAAGAACCCCTTTAAATGTTATACTTGCATCACTTCAGCTTATGCAATCTAAGACATCAAGTAAAGATAACTGTACGTTGAAATGTGATATAAATAAAAATATAGAGGGCATAAAGCATAACAGTTTGAGATTGTTAAGATTGGTTAATAATCTTATTGATATAACTAAAATAGATTCTGGATATGTAAGTTTAAATATGAAAAATGGCAACATTATAGATACTATTGAAAGTACGGTAACAGCAATTATAGAGTATGCAGACGCTAAAAATATAAATGTAACCTTTGATACAGATACAGAGGAAATAATAATGGCATTTGATGAGGATAAAATAGAGAGAATAATGTTAAACCTCCTTTCTAATGCTGTAAAGTTCAGTATGGAGGGTGGAGAGATATTCGTAGATATCAAGAATCTAAATGATAAAGTACAAATAGACGTAGAAGATAATGGTATAGGTATACCTAAGGATAAGCTAAGCGTAGTGTTTGAGAGATTTAGACAGGTTAATAAATCTCTTACAAGAAGTTTTGAGGGAAGTGGAATTGGACTATCTCTTGTTAAATCTCTAGTTGAGATGTTAGATGGAGATATAACTGTTGAAAGTATATATGGAGAAGGATCAACCTTCAGTGTAATTCTTCCAGTTAGAGTTATTGATGCTGAGGATGAGTCAGAAAGTAGATCACTTATATCAAATAAAGATATGGCAGATATTGAATTTTCAGATGTAACCTAG
- the rlmD gene encoding 23S rRNA (uracil(1939)-C(5))-methyltransferase RlmD, which produces MVKKNDELEVYIDHMLFPNIGVAYVDDSKVKIKGALKGQKVKIRISKKRSDKIEGKVLEIIEPSPLEIEKQCEHFGACGGCAYQNLSYESQLKLKESQVKEIIDEVVEDYEFLPIVESPSPINYRNKMEFSFGDIERDGELALGMHKKGSFYEVVTVNGCQIIDEDFKKVLLATLDFFKGKGVTFYKTRNHEGYLRHLVVRKAHATGEMLVNFVSTTQNEVDLTPLVESLTSLKLDGKINGILHTLNDTLSDVVKSDETRLLYGTDSITESLLGLNFKISPFSFFQTNSKGAEVLYSVVRDFAGDIKGKEIFDLYSGTGTIAQIMAPVASKVTGIEIVEEAVEAAKENAKLNGLDNCHFIAGDVLKEIENLKGNKPDVIILDPPREGIHPKAIHKIINFKCKEIVYVSCKPTSLARDLVVLQERGYKVEKVQCVDMFPYTAHVETVCLLKKK; this is translated from the coding sequence ATGGTAAAGAAAAATGATGAACTTGAAGTATATATAGATCATATGCTTTTCCCAAATATAGGAGTAGCTTATGTTGATGATAGCAAAGTAAAAATAAAAGGTGCCCTTAAGGGACAAAAGGTAAAAATAAGAATATCTAAGAAAAGGTCAGATAAAATAGAAGGAAAAGTTCTAGAGATAATAGAGCCATCTCCACTAGAAATAGAAAAGCAATGCGAACATTTTGGAGCTTGTGGAGGATGTGCATATCAGAATCTTAGCTACGAAAGTCAATTAAAGCTTAAGGAGTCACAGGTTAAGGAAATTATAGATGAAGTTGTAGAGGATTATGAGTTTCTTCCTATAGTAGAAAGCCCATCTCCAATTAACTACAGAAATAAAATGGAGTTTTCATTTGGAGATATAGAAAGGGATGGAGAGCTTGCCCTTGGAATGCATAAAAAGGGAAGCTTCTATGAAGTTGTTACGGTTAATGGATGCCAAATAATAGATGAGGACTTTAAGAAGGTTTTACTTGCTACTTTAGATTTCTTTAAAGGTAAGGGAGTAACATTTTATAAAACAAGAAATCACGAAGGGTATTTAAGGCATTTAGTTGTTAGAAAAGCACATGCTACAGGTGAAATGCTTGTTAATTTTGTTTCAACTACACAAAATGAAGTTGACTTAACTCCACTTGTTGAATCACTAACATCACTTAAACTAGATGGAAAGATTAATGGAATACTTCATACTCTTAATGATACACTATCAGATGTTGTTAAAAGTGATGAAACAAGATTACTATATGGAACAGATAGCATAACAGAGAGCTTACTTGGACTTAACTTTAAAATATCTCCATTTTCATTTTTCCAAACAAATTCAAAGGGTGCAGAGGTTCTATACTCTGTAGTACGTGACTTTGCTGGAGATATAAAGGGGAAGGAAATATTTGACCTTTATTCTGGTACAGGAACAATAGCACAAATAATGGCACCTGTAGCATCTAAGGTAACAGGTATAGAAATAGTAGAGGAAGCAGTTGAAGCAGCTAAGGAAAATGCAAAGCTTAATGGACTTGATAACTGCCACTTTATAGCTGGAGATGTGTTAAAGGAAATAGAAAATCTAAAGGGTAATAAACCAGACGTAATAATACTTGACCCACCTAGGGAGGGAATACATCCAAAGGCAATACACAAAATTATTAACTTTAAGTGCAAGGAAATCGTATATGTTTCATGTAAACCAACTTCCCTAGCACGTGACCTTGTAGTACTTCAAGAAAGAGGATACAAGGTAGAGAAGGTTCAATGCGTTGATATGTTCCCATATACAGCACATGTAGAGACAGTTTGTTTACTTAAAAAGAAATAG
- a CDS encoding EamA family transporter, with protein sequence MVFWIAIFAMVCWGIAPIFAKMGLSNLDPLTGLILRTFISFFLMLGFMGFRGFVSCDKILNQIINIPIKVWFLIAIEALLATLVGDLAYYAAIKKGNVSVVTVIMSSSPLVTMLVSTIFLGEQITFTQIIGVVFVIAGILFIV encoded by the coding sequence ATGGTATTTTGGATTGCAATATTTGCTATGGTATGTTGGGGAATAGCGCCAATCTTTGCAAAAATGGGATTAAGTAATCTTGATCCTCTAACTGGACTTATTCTAAGAACATTTATATCTTTCTTTCTTATGCTTGGTTTTATGGGGTTTAGAGGATTTGTAAGTTGTGATAAAATCTTAAATCAAATTATAAATATTCCTATTAAAGTATGGTTTCTAATTGCTATTGAAGCTTTACTAGCTACTTTAGTTGGTGACCTGGCTTATTATGCTGCAATTAAAAAAGGAAATGTTTCTGTGGTTACAGTTATAATGTCTAGTTCTCCTTTAGTTACTATGTTAGTATCCACAATTTTTTTAGGTGAACAAATAACTTTTACTCAAATCATAGGTGTTGTATTTGTGATAGCAGGAATACTTTTCATTGTTTAA
- a CDS encoding HutP family protein codes for MNMDSKSVVNASIKMAISSREEEELLKKELKHQNIMVAAAEFGGNLLTSIPKIMERSVVASKRSGLIEECQAHEGAVAGATKEALMQVSPKALGLNVGGKIGIARSGVHISVTIYLSIGMLHLNEITIGLGHRTISEK; via the coding sequence ATAAATATGGACTCTAAATCAGTAGTAAACGCATCAATAAAAATGGCCATATCCTCTAGGGAGGAAGAAGAACTTCTAAAGAAGGAACTTAAACATCAAAACATCATGGTAGCAGCTGCAGAATTTGGAGGAAATCTTTTAACCTCTATACCTAAAATAATGGAACGTTCAGTTGTTGCTTCTAAAAGAAGTGGATTAATAGAAGAATGTCAGGCACATGAAGGAGCTGTTGCTGGTGCAACTAAGGAAGCTTTGATGCAAGTAAGTCCAAAGGCACTTGGACTTAATGTAGGGGGTAAAATAGGAATCGCAAGGTCTGGTGTACATATCAGCGTAACTATATACCTAAGCATAGGAATGCTTCACCTTAATGAAATAACTATAGGACTT